The genomic region atactgtcagagctcaggtctgacagaatctttgcagaagatctaggtgctgccgtaggccctccttggttggggacagaagcaccagatcatcagcaaacagtagacatttgacatcagattctagtagggtgaggccgggtgctgcagactgttctagtgccctcgccaattaatttatatatattttgaagagggtggggcttaagctgcatccctgtctcaccccatggccctgtggaaagaagtgtttttttgccaattttaaccgcacacttgctgtttgtgtacatggattttataatgtatgtttttccccaacacctctttccatcaatttgtatatcaGACACTCATGTCAAATTGAgtcaaaatattttttgaaagcatgagaagactttgcctttgttttggttggtttgtttgtcaattatggtgtgcagggtgaatacgtggtctatCGTATGgtcatttggtaaaaagccattttgataaatctctctctctcctcatacctgccctctaaatacctCTGCCCTGTAAATACCTCTACCTCTGcagtcttcaaccaggatctcagcgatctctttctcattgcctgcgtgcgtactGGGTCCgtggtcaaatgaccacccctcatcactgtcaaacgctccctaaaacacttcagcgagcaggcctttctaatcgacctggcccgggtatcctggaaggatattgacctcatcctgtcagtagtggatgcctggttgctcttcaagagtgctttcctctccatcttaaataagcatgccccattcaaaaaatgtagaactaagaacagatatagcccttgtttCACCCCAGACtagactgcccttgaccagcacaaaaacatcctgtggcgttctgcattagcattgaatagcccctgcgatatgcaactcaggaaccaatatacttagtcagttaggaaagctaaggctagctttttcaaacggaaatttgcttcctgtagcactaattccaaaaagttttgggacattgtaaagtccatggagaataagagcacctcctcgcagctgcccactgcactgaggataggaaacactgtcaccaccgataaatctacgataatcaatcatttcaataagcatttttccatggctggccatgctttacacctggctacccctaccctggccatctcagcaccccctgcagcaacttgcccaaataAAAGCTGGAAtacataattctctctactattattctgacttttcacattcttaaaataaagtggtgatcctaactgacccaggGAATTTtccctaggattaaatgtcaggaattgtgaaaaactgagtttaaatgtatttggctaaggtgtatgtaaacttccgacttcaactgtatcactccagtattaatgctaaattgtaattattttcgcctctagggcctatttattgcctacctctaCTTTTctgcatttgcacacactgtacatagatttttctgtttttattttattttgtgttattgactgtatgtttgtttatgtgtaactctgtgttgttgtttgtgtcacactgctatgctttatattggccaggttgcagttgtaaatgagaacttgttctcaactggcctacctggttaaataaaggtgaaataaaatacatttaagaaAACACAGGATCTTTATTGTTCAACAGGTgagcccctctctctaccagatgaGATAGAAGACAGGATCTTTATTGTTCAACAGGTgagcccctctctctaccagatgaGAAAGAAGACAGTTATTGTTCAACAGGTgagcccctctctctaccagatgaGAAAGAAGACAGGATCTTTATTGTTCAACAGGTgagcccctctctctaccagatgaGATAGAAGCCCGGATCGTTATTGTTCAACAGGTgagcccctctctctaccagatgaGAAAGAAGACAGGATCTTTATTGTTCAACAGGTgagcccctctctctaccagatgaGATAGAAGACCGGATCGTTATTGTTCAACAGGTgagcccctctctctaccagatgaGATAGAAGACAGGATCTTTATTGTTCAACAGGTgagcccctctctctaccagatgaGATAGAAGACCGGATCGTTATTGTTCAACAGGTgagcccctctctctaccagatgaGAAAGAAGACAGGATCTTTATTGTTCAACAGGTgagcccctctctctaccagatgaGATAGAAGACAGGATCTTTATTGTTCAACAGGTgagcccctctctctaccagatgaGATAGAAGACAGGATCTTTATTGTTCAACAGGTgagcccctctctctaccagatgaGATAGAAGACCGGATCGTTATTGTTCAACAGGTgagcccctctctctaccagatgaGAAAGAAGACAGGATCGTTATTGTTCAACAGGTgagcccctctctctaccagatgaGATAGAAGACAGGATCTTTATTGTTCAACAGGTgagcccctctctctaccagatgaGAAAGAAGGTCTTGTGCTGTATGTCATCACCCAGCATTGATGCTCCACACTGCTCGCTCTCAGCACCCTTACAAAAAAAAGACTGCAGTTATAGTGTAGTACACAGCAGTTATTCAGCAATTACTGCGTCCaaaaataccacagtcgactgcagttactgcacttttactgcagtttcaaaactgaaATCTCTTATTGTTAGAGCAGCAACTCTGCTTTATGTATGGCTTCACCTTTCAGTAAACACTGTGTGAAACAAGGAGACGGAgggtggcagggagagagagggagagggtctgTCTGATAACCACTATGTTCAAACAAATTGTACAAATTTAACAATCTTTCCCTTACGAATAAAAGATTACGGTCAGTGCGTAGTATaactgcagtcagagtgcagtataactgcagtacaccATAAATACTGCGTCCAAAAGAACACTGTTTCTTTTTACTGCAGTACTTTTGCAGTGTAACCGCAGTTAcaatgcagtataactgcagttattctgcaattactgcgtccaaaataccacagtcgactgcagaTTCTGCACTTTTATaaactgcaatcttttttgtCAGGGTTAATTGATAAAATAACAATGATTTCCATTAACGTATTAATCTAATGCAAGTTTACATGCCCCTTATTTCATAGCGCTCATCTGCCGCCATCTGGTGGATATTCAACGCAGTTAATCGTGCATTTCTGCGTCGTGATGAACTGGGAAAACGCTAATCTGTCACTTCCGGTTCGTCTTCATCGAAAGAAATGGCGGACATGGACGAACTGTTCGGGAGTGATGGGGACAGTGACAACGAACAAAGAGGTGAAGTTAGCCATCAAAATGCTGTTCAGAAAAGTTAGTTAAACACGTTTAAAGTTACGCTAGATGAATAGCTTTATGCAGTTACAGCTAGTAAGCTAGCTAATGTGATCAAGCTAAGGCCGGTTGGCTGATGCTAGCGAAGCTAACGTTAAGTAGCTAAcaagtagctaacgttagtaaaGAGGACCTTTGAGAATATCCATCAACAACCTAACGAGAACCAAAATAGCCAGTACATACTTGGTCTAGcacattaacgttagctagctaaccaaccaagCTATCCATAGGACGTGCGGGcgtagctaacgttagtatttGTGTTTATTTCACATGCATGTACATTTTCCCTCAGCTGaaagctaacatgacagtgtgtgtgtgtgcagtggtcTCGGCAGTGGCGTCTGGCTCTGGTTCAGGTTCTGAATCTGAGCCGGAGATGCCTCGGTCCCGTTCCCATAGTAACGTCTCCGGCAGCGACAGCGGGAGAGACGATGATGGACAAGACGGGGGAAAGCCCAACACCAAGGTGAGGTCCAGTTgtttcagtacatacacacacagaaaacacTCTTAGCCTCAATAATGACATGGCATAACTCTATGAACCAGGAGCTGTTTGGGGATGACAGTGAAGAGGAACGCCATAGCCGACACAGCGACAACCAATCAAACCTGTCAGAACACTCAGGACACCAGTCGGACGCCAGCATGCACTCGGAGCCCGAGGACAATGACCAGTCAGACGCGGAGCTGCACAGTGGGTCGGAGAGAGGGCCCCAGGAGGAAGATGGAGATCGAAGGTCAGAGGCAGGCAGTCCAATATCGGGGGCGGGGAGCCCCAGGTCTGGGAGGGGCAGTGCTCGCTctgagaagaggtgaggaggaatGATTAAGGAATGGTTTTTAtataggctagtgctttttcACCTGGTATTGAAAGCACTTTGAGTGAAAACAAATTTCATTGGAATGTACGTAATGCATAATAACTTGTTTTCCCGCCAGTATCCATAGCGACCCCGGCTCCCCCCAGTCGGCGCCCGGCTCCCCCCAGTCGGCGCCCGGCTCCCCCCAGTCGGCGCCCGGCTCCCCCCAGTCGGCGCCCGGCTCCCCCCAGTCGGCGCCCGGCTCCCCCCAGTCGGCGCCCGGCTCCCCCCAGTCGGCGCCCGGCACCCCCCAGTCGGCCCCCCAGTCTGTTCCTGGCACCCCCCAGTCGGCGCCCGGCACCCCCCAGTCGGCCCCCCAGTCTGTTCCCGGCACCCCCCACTCGGCGCCCGGCACCCCCCAGTCGGCCCCCCAGTCTGTTCCTGGCACCCCCCAGTCGGCGCCCGGCACCCCCCTGTCAGATCCCGGCACCCCCCTGTCAGACCCCGGCACCCCCCTGTCAGACCCCGGCACCCCCCACTCAGGGCACGGCACCCCCCACTCAGATGGGGAGGGGTCAGGCAAGGAGAACCAATCAGATGATGAAAAGTGGGGAGCAGGGGCTAAGAGTGACCAatcagaggatgaggaggaggagaagaagcggCACCAATCGGACGAAGACCGAGAGAATTCTGATGAGGACGGGGCGGGGCACAGGAGCAGGAAGAAGTCAGGTATtgaagaaagtgtgtgtgtgtgtgtgtgtgtgtgtgtggtctgaagGACCTTCCTGTAGCCACTCACTAGATCAGCCTTGGAGTTTGAAAAGAAAACCGTTGCCACCTTCAGCATCATCTGGTTTACTATTGTATTCATGTGCTCTATCAGCCTCTATCAATATGATGTTGTTGTATCACATCCTATATGCCATTGTTTGCTGCTGTgctcttgaacaaggcacttaaccccccacaaCAGCAGCTCCCCGGGAACCCAGTCTGGCAGCCCCCCTTACCTCTAAAAAAAACctctacagtgcattctgaaagtatccAGACACCTtggctttttcaacattttgttacattacagccttattctaaaatggattaaatcattttctgtcatcaaactacacacaataataatgacaaagtaaaacggAAATATTAcgtttacataaatattcagaccctttacacagtactttgtggaagcaccgttggcagcgattacagccatgAGTCTTcttggtatgatgctacaagcttgttacacctgtatttggggagtttctcccattcttctctgcagatcctctcaagttctgtcaggttggatggggagcatcactgcacagatttgttcaggtctccagagatgttggatcgggttcaagtctggactctggctgggcccctcaaggacattcagagacttgtcccgaagtcactcctgcgttgtcttggctgtgcttagggtcgttgtcctgttggaaggtgaaccttttccccaggctgaggtcctgagcactttggagcaggttttcatcaagggattctctgtactttgcttctttcatctttccctcgatcctgactagtctcccagtccctgccgctgaaaaacatccccacagcatgatgctgccaccaccatgcttcaccgtagggttaagtttcctccagacgtgacgcttggcattcaggccaaagagttcaatcttggtttcatcaaaccagagaatattgtttaaAAGGTGAACTAACAATTCGAGGGGACTTTGTGTGCAATTGACCAGTAAAATTATCTTAAATCTTTGTTtgagcaatgactggaagtctacaggagAATTATAATAATTAAATGTGTGTGCTTCAGAGTCTGCGAAGGGCAGTGACAGCGAGGATGACTTCGTCGGACGGAAGAACAAGAAGATGGCGTCTGGTTCAGATTCTGACAGCGACGTTGGAGCCAAGAAGAAGATGGCGTCTGCCTCAGACTCTGACAGCGACGTTGGAGCCAAGAAGAAGATGGCGTCTGCCTCAGACTCTGACAGCGACGTTGGCGCCAAGAAGAAGATGGCGTCTGCCTCAGACTCTGACAGCGACGTTGGAGCCAAGAAGAAGATGGCGTCTGCCTCAGACTCTGACAGCGACGTTGGAGCCAAGAAGAAGATGGCGTCTGCCTCAGACTCTGACAGCGACGTTGGAGCCAAGAAGAAGGGAAAAGGTAAAGCTAGATCTGAAGgttggttgcattaagaacttttccaaaaatcccagaaatcctggttggaggattcccggATGTCCTGCTTCTCCTGAATCCGGGAGTCTTCCAACCAAGAATTCTGGACAACTTGGGCGTTTTGAAAAATGCAACCCTAATCTGAAGAGTCCTATTTGTGGTCTCCTCAACGCATACTAGAGGAGAAGATCCAAGGTTCCTCCTGGTGTAGGTCCAAGGTTCTCCCCGGTGTAGGTCCAAGGTTCTCCCCGGTGTAGATCCAAGGTTCCTCCCGGTGTCGATCCAAGGTTCCTCCCGGTGTCGATCCAAGGTTCCTCCCGGTGTCGATCCAAGGTTCCTCCCGGTGTAGATCCAAGGTTCCTCCCGGTGTAGATCCAAGGTTCCCCCCGGTGTAGATCCAAGGTTCCCCCTGGTGTAGGTCCAAGGTTCCTCCCGGTGTAGGTCCAAGGTTCCCCCCGGTGTAGGTCCAAGGTTCCCCCCGGTGTAGGTCCAAGGTTCTCCCCGGTGTAGGTCCAAGGTTCTCCCCGGTGTAGGTCCAAGGTTCTCCCCGGTGTAGGTCCAAGGTTCTCCC from Salvelinus fontinalis isolate EN_2023a chromosome 35, ASM2944872v1, whole genome shotgun sequence harbors:
- the LOC129834901 gene encoding RNA polymerase-associated protein LEO1-like, with product MADMDELFGSDGDSDNEQRVVSAVASGSGSGSESEPEMPRSRSHSNVSGSDSGRDDDGQDGGKPNTKELFGDDSEEERHSRHSDNQSNLSEHSGHQSDASMHSEPEDNDQSDAELHSGSERGPQEEDGDRRSEAGSPISGAGSPRSGRGSARSEKSIHSDPGSPQSAPGSPQSAPGSPQSAPGSPQSAPGSPQSAPGSPQSAPGSPQSAPGTPQSAPQSVPGTPQSAPGTPQSAPQSVPGTPHSAPGTPQSAPQSVPGTPQSAPGTPLSDPGTPLSDPGTPLSDPGTPHSGHGTPHSDGEGSGKENQSDDEKWGAGAKSDQSEDEEEEKKRHQSDEDRENSDEDGAGHRSRKKSESAKGSDSEDDFVGRKNKKMASGSDSDSDVGAKKKMASASDSDSDVGAKKKMASASDSDSDVGAKKKMASASDSDSDVGAKKKMASASDSDSDVGAKKKMASASDSDSDVGAKKKGKGKKPAADDLFGEADDISSDSDAEKPPTPGQPLDQEDGMEGEQAEEEHVPETRIEVEIPKVSTDLGSDLYFVKLPNFLSVEPRPFDSQYYEDEFEDEEMLDEEGRTRLKLKVENTIRWRAKKDEEGNESRDSNARIVKWSDGSMSLHLGNEVFDVYKAPLQGDHNHLFIRQGTGLQGQAVFKTKLTFRPHSTDSATHRKMTLSLADRCSKTQKIRILPMAGRDPESQRNEMIKKEEERLRASIRREGQQRRMREKQHQRGLSAGYLEPDRYDDDEEGDESVSLAAIKSKYKGGGGGGGGLREERARIYSSDSDEGSDDDKAQRLLKAKKLDSDEEGESSGKRKAEEDEEEEVEPKKAKKYVISDEEEEDDE